A region from the Malus domestica chromosome 07, GDT2T_hap1 genome encodes:
- the LOC103410325 gene encoding large ribosomal subunit protein P1-like codes for MSTAELAYSYAAMILQDDGMSITAEKIGALVKSANVSVESCWLGLFARLAEKRNLEDLFLNACATGGSPPVAVPPSAAGAGGASSAAAQLCQGDDFRLLILCPLLRLRLPLPRAVALALAMT; via the exons ATGTCGACCGCCGAGCTTGCTTACTCCTACGCAGCCATGATCCTTCAGGACGATGGCATGTCGATCACT GCTGAGAAGATCGGCGCCTTGGTGAAATCTGCTAATGTGTCAGTGGAGTCATGCTGGCTTGGCCTCTTTGCCAGGCTCGCAGAAAAGAGGAACCTGGAGGATCTTTTTTTGAATGCTTGCGCAACCGGTGGTTCACCTCCGGTAGCCGTGCCCCCTTCTGCTGCTGGTGCAGGTGGTGCTTCCAGCGCCGCTGCCCAACTTTGTCAAGGGGATGATTTTCGGTTGCTGATATTGTGCCCGCTACTTCGATTGCGACTGCCTTTACCCAGGGCGGTAGCGTTGGCTCTGGCTATGACGTAA